A stretch of Rhizobium sp. TH2 DNA encodes these proteins:
- a CDS encoding amidohydrolase codes for MTSPIIDAHHHFWNPSSGGDYGWLSGPFEPINRVFAPEDLRPSLRENGVTGTVLVQTWNDLGETWDFIRTAEATDFVKGVVGWVDLTDPEVSETITVLKASPAGKWLVGIRHLIQTESDPNWLLRPDVKRGLRAVQDAGLVYDLVPNLPQLPSCIETARAFPEKRFVLDHISKPEIRNHGFKEWAALMQGFRAERGHVWCKLSGMVTEANWRTWTPVDLKPYVMEVIDIFGVDRCMFGTDWPVCLVAGSYAQVMGALRECLSDLTAAERDQIFGRSAIEAYGLSV; via the coding sequence ATGACATCTCCCATCATCGACGCACACCATCATTTCTGGAACCCATCCAGCGGCGGTGACTATGGCTGGCTGAGCGGGCCGTTCGAACCGATCAATCGTGTATTCGCGCCCGAGGATCTACGGCCCTCGCTCCGGGAAAACGGTGTCACCGGCACCGTTCTGGTGCAGACCTGGAACGATCTCGGCGAGACCTGGGATTTCATCCGCACCGCCGAAGCAACGGATTTCGTCAAGGGTGTCGTCGGCTGGGTCGATCTGACGGACCCGGAGGTCAGCGAGACGATCACGGTGTTGAAGGCCAGTCCCGCGGGTAAATGGCTGGTCGGCATCCGGCACCTGATCCAGACGGAAAGCGATCCCAACTGGTTGCTGCGGCCGGATGTGAAACGTGGACTCCGAGCGGTACAGGATGCGGGGCTTGTTTACGATCTCGTGCCCAACCTACCACAACTGCCTTCCTGCATCGAAACCGCCAGGGCATTTCCCGAGAAGCGGTTCGTGCTCGATCACATTTCCAAGCCGGAGATCCGCAATCACGGCTTCAAGGAATGGGCTGCACTCATGCAGGGGTTCCGTGCCGAACGCGGGCATGTCTGGTGCAAGCTCTCCGGTATGGTGACGGAGGCCAACTGGCGGACATGGACGCCGGTCGATCTCAAACCTTATGTGATGGAGGTGATCGACATTTTCGGGGTCGACCGCTGTATGTTCGGCACCGATTGGCCGGTCTGCCTCGTGGCGGGGAGTTACGCACAGGTAATGGGCGCGCTTCGGGAGTGCCTGAGCGACCTGACGGCGGCGGAGCGCGACCAGATCTTCGGCCGATCGGCGATCGAAGCCTATGGGCTGTCTGTTTAG